CGCCCCTGCGCCGATCATTGCGTTTATGCCGATTGTAATACCCGGCAGAATCGTGCAATTGGCGCCAAGCGAGGCTCCTTTTCGGATAATGGTTCGAGCAAAAGTTTGCGGATAAACTTTGCTGCGAGGGAACAGATCGTTGGTGAACGTTGCGTTGGGGCCAATGAAAACATCGTCCTCAATGGTAATGCCATCCCAGACCTGTACGCCACACTTGAGTGTGACGCGGTCGCCGATGATTACATCATTTTCAATGAAAACGTTGTCGCATATATTGCATTCGCTGCCTAGAGTGGCACCTGGCAGGACATGGGCGAAGGCCCATACGCGCGTGCCTTTACCAATTTTTTCCGATTCGCACAGCGCATGGCTGTGAACAAAAAAGTCCTTAGTTTTGCTCATTCCTGTCTCCAAAATCTTCGACCCGCATTGGAATTGCCAATGGCCGGTTTTTTGTATTCTCGTAAGTGCGCCAAGCGTATGAGCCTACGATGCCCAGCCCCAGGAGATTCAAGCAGCCCAAGAAGGTTATCGTCAGCATGATCATTGCGTAGCCTGGCACTTCAATCATGCCGTTGAGCTTCGCTATCAAAGTGACTAAAGCGAATACTGCAGCGAGTACAGAGCCAAAGGCGCCCACTCGGGTCAGCAGTCTGATGGGCAAGTCAGTGAATGAGAAGACACTGTCCATAAGATAATTGATCTTTTTACGCAGGGTCCATGCCGATTTGCCGTGAACTCGTTCCTGACGGGTGTAGGTCACAATCTCCCTGCGATACCCCAGCCAGAATATTTGTGCGATCAACGAGCTATGCCGCTCATCCAGCGTGAGTAATGTGTCCCTGAACGCCTTGTTGCAGGCAAACATATCCACGCCACCCGGAGGGATTTCTGGGATCACATACCGGCGGTAAAGACCCCAGAATATTCTTGAGGCTGTGCGCGTGGCCCAAGGGTCCTCGCGACCCTCCCTGACACCCACCACGACGTCTACTTCCTGACGCAGCAGGACGCGATTCATCTCAAGCACCAGTTCAGGTGGTTCTTGCAAATCCGCCGCCATCACCGCAAATCGGTCGCCGCTTCCGTTCTGCAGGCCGGTACGGATCGCCATGAACGATCCGAAGTTTCTCGACAGGAGAATCAACTTGGAAAGGAAGGGCTGCGAGGGCAGCTTTTCCCTAAGGATCTCGTAACAGCGGTCCGGGCTGCCGTCCACAACGAACACAACTTCGAGGTCGTTGTCCAGTTGAGTATTCAAGCCTGCGAGGGCCAATAGCAAATCCGGGACGTTGCCCTCGTTGCGATATACCGGGATGACCAACGTCAGCAAGATTATTTCCCCTCGGTGAAGTAAGCAGTGACCGCTTCAATCACGCGATCGACTTCTTGGTCGGTCAAACCAGGGTAGCAAGGCAGAGAAATAACTTTCTCACATGTTTGCTCAGTCTCTTCAAGCGAGGCTACTTGGTCAACGGCGTAAGCAGGTTGTTTGTGATCTGCAATTGGATAGTGGATGTCCGTGTTAACCATTTTTTCTTTGAGCGCTGCAGCAAACGCGGCTCGGTCTTTGACGCGTACGACGTAAAGGTGAGCAACGTAATCTTCGTCCGTGGAGGATGGGAGTTGCATGTCCAGTGTAGCGAAGGCGTCGCTGTAGCGCTTGGCGATGGAGCGACGTTGTTCGTTCCATGCGTCCAGGTGAGGCAGTTTCACGCGCAGGATCGCGGCCTGCATTTCGTCCAGGCGGCTATTACGGCCGCCGGGGATCGATACCTGATATTTTTGCGTCCAGCCATATTGGCGCAATTGGCGAATACGCTTAGCCAGTTGATCGTCGTCAGTGATAATCGCGCCGCCGTCACCCAACGCACCGAGATTCTTTGTCGGATAGAAGCTGAAACAGGCGATAGTGCCGAAGCTTCCGCATTGCTTACCATTGCGGCGGGCGCCGTGAGACTGAGCGCAGTCTTCCAGCACAGGAACACCGGCAGCTGATGCAATGCGCACGATTTCTTCGATGTTTGCCAGTTGGCCATACAGGTGCGTGACAATTACGGCGGAAGGCTTGGTTTCGATGACCGCGGCAAGTGCTTTTGGACAGATCGTCAGGCTGACGGGATCGATATCGATATAAAACGGTTTGGCCCCCACCGCGTGAATAGCCGTGCTGCCATAGAAGCCTGCGTTGGCAACCGCGATGACGCTATCGCCACTTCCTACGCTCAACCCCTTGAGTGCCAGCTCAAGGGCATCCGAGCCGTTGGCCACGCTGATGCAGTGATTCACGCCCACGTATTTTGCAAACTCTTCCTCAAACAGCTTCACCTCGTTACCCAGAACGTACCAGTGGCTGTCCAGGACGGCTTTCAATGGCGTGACGAAGTCGAGACCGGCATTAGCTTTGACTGCGGAGAAAAGAACGATGTTTTCCATAAAAATTCCAAGAATCACTGAGCGGAATGATCGGCTTTTTCGCAAACGCTTGGCATTGCGAAGAGCTTCAGGGATGAGGTCAGGGTGTAAAGCGTTAACTTACAACCTCGCGAGTTGCTTTGGCTAATGATTTGCCCCGAATATCCTGTGCGCGCGGCCTTCGGATTATTCAGTGCTTTGGCGACATCGGGTCGTTGCTCCGTAACCGTCAGTGCGCCAATGACTTTTCCATCTTCAACGGCAATGATGAATTCGGGACTGCCGGCATTCTCAGGGACGTAAGTCCACCCTGTTATTTTCAAGCCGGAGCCGACCATGGTTACTTCGTCAATATTACCTGACGCGACAGTATCTGCGATAAGCTGCACAGAGAGGTAAGGAGTAGCACTTAGAGGGATAGACATCCTGCTGACTAAGTCATCTTTGCCGAGCATAATTGTAGCTTTGTCTTTTGGACTGGTCGCTTGAGCGAGGCCCTGTTGTATGGCCGCGCCGATCACTGATTTGTGCAAATTGCCATACGTTGTGGTGTTAGCTTCCCATGTCGAGAGGTTGCTCAATACCATAAATATCACCAACAACAGCAAGGTTATGCAAATCCTTCTGTTGATCTTCGATGCCTTAGGTTCAGTAGCAATCATCTGACACTCCTCTGAATGAATCGCTTAGCAGTCAGGGACAGCAACAGCCCTAGAAAGGGGATAGTGACGAAGAGGTATCTCCCCTGCGGCTGAGGAAGTGAGTTCTGGGAAGCTATGAGACTCATCAGCGTGATGGACGGATAAAGCGCGATGATCATCACAAGAGGTAAACCGTATTGCAGCGCAATATCCAGTTTGCGCTCAGATCTATCGATCGGTTTCATCTGATAAAGCGCAATTAAAGCGATGCTTATCAAAATGAAAGCAGACGCTAGGTAATAGCTATTCGGGATAAAAATATTCATCCAGCCGGTCACTGAGAAGTAGCTTTTGAGCGTCAGATTAAGCCAGGGAAACACAGTTTCCGTATTTAAAAAATGGTCGCCGCACAACAAATAACAGGTGCCATATCCTGCAGCCGGATTTAGCTTATGCATATTGACGAAGTCGATCTGCCCCGATACTCCAGATATCTCGCCATACTTTGTATAGACAAGCAGCAGCATAGGGAGCGAGACAACTAAAGAGACAACGATGGCAGTAGGTGCATGCTTGAAAAGTTGTGTATTTTTGAACGCGCGGTTTGCCGCCAGCAGGGTAAATGCAAATACTAGGGCAGGGATGAAGTAGAGTTTGGCCATGAACATCAAGCCTAACGCCATCCCGAGGTAGAGAGCGCGTTTTCTTGTTGGCGAATTTAGAAAGCTTACGAGCGTGCTAATCAGTAAAGCGATACTTGCAAGACCATAAGCATCACTGTTGAGGTAGGAGAATACGAAGGTCACTTGCGGGATCAGCGCCACAACCAGCGCTATTAGCGCTGACATGAGGACCGGCAATCCCGTCGAGCGAGAGGTCCGGAATAACGCGCATATGAATACGCACCCCAAAATCCAGTTAAAACTTCTGGCGGCCATATAAATCATGTCCGCGGGAAGAATCCAACTACCAACATAGGTTGTTATAAGTGCGCCAGCGATGTGCGGGAATGGAAGCCCGTGGTACCAAAAATCACCCTTTTGCCATGTATGCCCAGATATCGGTCCAAGCAAAGCTTCATGAGGTTCTGAGGCGAGGGGAAGCGTATGGAACGCTTTTAAATACTCCAGCAGGAAAAAGTGGGTTGATTCGTCTGGTGCACCGTTGAAGGCGATTCCTATCGACCAAAGTGCAACAACACAAAAGTAGAACGCTGCCAGCAAAAGCTGGCAGCGAAAGTTGGATAGACCTGTAGAGCTACAGGTAGGGTGTTCATTCAGCACTATCTGGCCCCTGATTTAATTTTAAGACAGCCTCTCAACCGACCAGCCCGTTTATATCTTGACTCTTGGTGGCCATGCCAAGCCAAAGTCTTCGTGGTCCAGAGTCAGATTAGGATTGTAGGTATAGTCTTCCTGAATCGTTGGCCAGCGCGCCTGAATATGGAGGACTTCTTTAGAAAAACGCGCTTTTTTCTCAGGGGTATCCTCAAGGCCACGTGTTGCCGATTCGTGGTGATAGAGCTCAGAGAAAGGCGTCCAGACATTGATGTAGCCTGCCTCTTGCACCCTTAAGCAGAAGTCGACGTCGTTGAATGCGATCTTGAGATTCTCTTCATCCAGGCCGTTGACCTGCTCAAAGATGGACTTCTTGATGATCAGACATGCTGCCGTAACTGCCGAGAACTCTTGAATCAATGCAGCTCGGCAGAAATAACCAAAGTCGCCCTTGGGCAGATATTTGTGAGAGTGACCTGCCACCCCGCCTACGCCTACTACCACCCCGCCATGCTGCAGACGATCGTCCGGGTACCAGAGGCGCGCACCGACTGCTCCAACATTTGGCTGCAGAGCGATAGAGACCATCTCCTCAAGCCACTCAGGTGTGATCACTTCAATGTCGTTATTGATCAAGCCAATCAATTCACCGCGAGCAAGCTTGACCGCGCTGTTGTTCAGGGCTGAGTAGTTGAACGGTCCGTCGTCGCGCATTACTCTGATGTTGTCCTGCTGAGCGAGTTGTTCAAAATATTCGAGAGACACCGGATCATCAGATCCGTTGTCGATCAGGATGATTTCGTAATTTTTGTAGGTGGTCAGATTCTCAATGCTGTCGATGCACTGCTTCACCAACCCGTGAGCGTTACGGGTTGGGATGATCAGAGAAACCAGCGGGGGAGTGGTAGGGCGTGCATAGTGGACGCGATACATACCCATGGGGAGCAACTCAGTGCTACCGATCTCGCCTTTGCGGTGCAAATGTTCATCAAGCGCTTTGATGCCGGCCAACGCTGCGTAAGGCTTCTCTTGCCCTGCCATTGCGGTACTGCCGGAGTGTATGCGCCAGTGGTAAAGGACGCGTGGGATATGCACGATCTGGTTACGGTTCAGCTTTTCAGTGCATCGCAGCGCGAGATCGTAATCTTGCGCGCCTTCAAAGCCTACCCGGAACCCTCCGACTTCTTTAACGAGATCTCGGCGGTATACGCCAAGGTGGCAGACCATATTCTGGGAGCGGAACAGAAACTCGTTCCAATCCGATTTGAAGTAAGGCGAAGTACGCTTGCCAGCAGTATCGATCTTGTCTTCGTCAGAGTAGATGACTCCGACATCTGGATTGTCGTGAATAGCACGCGCTACCCAGTAAAGCGCATTCTCTGGCAACAGGTCATCGTTATCCATCAGCGCCAGGAACTCACCAGAGGCCAACTCCAGAGCGGAGTTGCTGGCATTGGAAATATGGCCGTTCTCTGTACGGAACATAACCTTGAAGCGCCGATCTTGCTTGGCGAGGGACTTGAGGTATGCGATGACGTCTGCATCCGTAGACGCATCATCAGCGATACAAAGCTCCCAGTTTTTATAGAGCTGAGATTTGACGCTATCCACAGCCTCGCGCAACAGATCGAGTGGTGGGTTGTAGACGGGCATTATTATCGAAATGATTGGTTTGGTTTTCCACTTTGTGATTTCTTCGCTGATCTTCCAACGGCCATTATCATCAAGGGTGTCGTAGTATTTCACCCAAGTGGCGTAGTCGTGGCGGTCCAAGACTTCGCGCGTTTCCTGGCCCACGAAAGCGAAGTTGCTAGCCCCGGCCATCCAGTTAACGCGTGCGACCAAACCCGCAGTGCCCTGTAAGCGCCAAACTGCGATGGCTTTACGAATGGTGTTTTTGAGTCCGCCGCCGCGACGAATAACGGACCGCAGCAATCTCCAGGCTTTCTTGCTGCGCCCAGCTAGACGCGCAGCCTTGCGAGCGGGAGCGGTTGCTTTCCAGCTTGACGAGGCCTGCATCGCGATAATTTGTAAGTTCAGATTATGGATGTGTGTGTCTTTCTGTACCTGCTGGATCCGCAACATCTCTTCCAGATTACGGACGTGGGTATCCTTCTCCATTAGCGACTCTTGCCATCTGGCGAGCGTAGCCTGGAGCGCTTCATTTTTGAGGTCCAGCTTGCTTTGCAATTCGGAGTTGGGACTTTTGAGTCCAGATTCATTCAGCACGTTGATCTCATGAGCCAGTTGCTCTTCCGTGAATAATGTGAGGCTTACTTCCAGCTCAAGCAGGTCAGCGCCACTAAGCGTGTTGGCATCTAAAGGAATCAACACGCTAGGGTCGTCACTCAGCGCTAGATAAAGCGTGTTGTGATCGGCTCGGGATATCCGCATTGCGGAGGCACTGACAAGCGGGTGATTGATGTCATCATGCCACTCCCAGACCGTTTCGGAGCCAGAGCATACCTTGATGTCCTCAATCGAAAAGCTTTGGCGATGATTGACCGGATCAAATCGAAGCGTCAGTCCCGAAGCTAGAGCCTCCGGCAGCGTAAATCTAACGATCTGGTGCCCGTCAGTGACTGCTTGATGTAGGGCAGACTCCTCAGAAAAATTGCCGTATTCATTGCTTATGTAAAGCGTGGCACTCCTCGAAGCCTGCGTTACGACGCCCAGTTTATGGATCTTGGCTTCCGGAGCCCAGTTCAAGAACTGATCTGCGTCAGCCCCTGTAACTTTTTCTTGGAAGGCTGCTTCAGTAGCGATGTAACGTGTCAGGTCGTCGGCGCTGATATCCATGCCAGCGCTTGCTAAAAGCTGCGTAACGAACTCCTGTCGACTCACTGACGAACTACTCGGAGAGAACGGGTTCGCGGCGGCCATGAGCAGCAGCAGTCCACGCATCATAAGGTGGCCGAGCTCAACGCCCTCCTTCATTTCCCATTCGACATCGATGAGTTGTGGGACATCGTTGGAGTCGATAACGATATTTTGGGGAACTGCGTCGATGTAACGGCCTGGAAGCACGGAGTTGACCGACGTCAGCTGGACATCGGAGCCTTCCTCTGCAAGTAGTGTTTGCAGGCAGGCCAGATACTTTTGCAAAAAAGGAGTGAAACCTGCCACGTTCCAGTCGCGGCGCGCTGCTATGTTTAGAAAGTCTAGGCTTAGAACGCTGCCTTTTGCGTACGTGTCTATGCGAGGAAGCACATACTTGAATGCGCCTTCTGCGTCTGTTTCCCAAGTACTTTCCGGGGCGTCCCCTAACTTTCTGTAGTGGACTTGGATACCTTGAGGCGTGTCGACGAAAAGCGACTCTTTGCAGTAGCGCGTTTTCCTGCCGGTGCTGTAGTGGTACGCGAGAATATTATTGGTAATGGATTCCTCTATTTCGCACGAGGCGACAATCAAAAAAGAATTCGCAAGCTCCATTCCCAAGTTATTGTTGATAACGACAGGCCAGGCTTTTTCGAGATTGAATGTTGTCAACTCTGGGAGTTGCGGGTCTTTCTTCACGTTCTGCCAAGCGAGAGCCGCCGAATCGAATTTTTCGTGCTCAAAGCCGCTTTCAGTAATGATCGAGTTCGGAAGTTTGTAGTCTGGGCTTGGCGCCAAGAAGTCAGACGAAGCAAACCCCGAGCGCTTAATCAGGTCGCTTAGTTCTTTTTTGCCGTAAGTCTTCGGCTGTCCGTGCTCATATCTGCCTTCGATTCCATACATGGTAACCCCGAGGTGATCCTCAGGAGCTCCAGCAAAGTACTTGAGACCAAGCTGGTTTTCGATGGCTATGAATAGATGACCGTCCGGTTTTAAGAGCTGGCGAATCCGCATCAGCATCGCCAGCGCAGGGTTGTCCGCAGTGCTGAACATACTGGCGTACTCAAGCACACCAATCAGGGTGACGACGTCAAATTGTTCTTCGATTTTGAAGTCGTCGAATCGCTCGGCAAGCACGGTAACATTGTCCAAACCGCGTGTACGGCTAGCTGCCATGGCCGCGCGGCGTGGGCTGCCTTCCAAGCAAAGCAGGTCAGCTCCACACTCACCCAGATATCGGCTGATCGCACCGCAGCCGGCTCCGATCTCCAAAACCCTTCCCTTGAGCAGTTTCTCAAACGGACGCAGGATATTCCCGCGTGTCGCACTGAGGTGGTAAAGCTTTGCCCAGTCAGTGCAGTGTTGAGGTAACTCATCCGACAAAACGGAAACGTCTTTGGCGTCACGGATTATGTTCGCCAGTTCGGTTTCTGCATTATCGCCGTCGCTGTAGGCGATACCTTGGAAGTCAGAGCGGACCCAAACGCCTGTGTTGGGATCCTTGGTATAACCATATTTGTCAAGTTTATGCATTGTGGCTTACCGGGTCGATTTCCATGGTGACGGCTAGGTCAATCAACCCCAAGAGTTTGGGCGTGGGTTCAACGATAAAATGAATGGAATCATAACGACGGTCGTGTGGGACTATCTCTTCGCCTTCGCGAGACGCTAGGCCTATAGAAATGAAGTAGTCGCCGGTGGCAAGTCGGTTTTTAAACCGCAACTTGGCTTTAGACTTAGCTCCGGTCCCTCCCATCTCTCTGGCTTCTTCGCAGTCGAGCAGGTAGGAGTTGGTGCCGTATACGGTCACGCCTTCCTTTGTTTTAACTGTGAAGCCCAATATAGGATTGATGATATGACGATTGAATTTAAAGGCCAAAGTCAGCGTGATCTCGTCTCCCGGCTCCACGCTGCTCGGGTATTCACGACCAGCAGAAGCCAAATGGAAGTCGGTCAAGATTGCCGCGCCATCACCCCAGCGATACTCGTGTGGGTTGTACCCGGGACGTGAGCTATAGACGTCTTCGTCAAAACTCAATGAAACGTCGGGTCGTGCATCCTGCGTTTTTCCTACAGGGGCTTCCGAAGCTGCAAGGTCCGCGACAGCTGCGACGTCAGTTTTCTCGCGACCGAAAAGTATATCGGTATAGCGGTTGATAACCGGGCGCGACTCTCCAATCATCTCAACCCGACTTTGCTCAAGTAAGATCGCACGGGAGCAGTGTGTGACAACCTGCTCGCTAGAATGGGTAACGAGAAGAATGCTGGTGCCATTCTCTTTCAATTGGCGCAGACGCTCAAAGCATTTGGCCTGGAAACGTGCATCACCTACCGAAAGGGCTTCGTCCACCACAAGGATCTCTGGATCCACTTGCGCCTGGACGGCGAAAGCAAGCCTCACAGCCATACCGCTTGAGTAAGCCTTTACCGGCTGGTCGAGGAACTCACCAATGTCTGCAAAACCTGCAATGGCATCGAACCGATTGTTGACTTCTTCACGGGTCAGGCCCAGAACGGCGGCGTTCAGGTAGACGTTCTCTCGGCCCGTAAACTCAGGGTTGAAACCAGAGCCTAACTCGAGCAAGGCGGCGATACGCCCGCGGGTTTCAATTTCACCGGTCGTTGGGGTCAGCGTGCCGCAGATGATTTGAAGCAAAGTCGACTTTCCTGACCCATTGCGACCAACTATCCCTACGGTTTCGCCTTTTTTGACTTCAAAGCTAATGTCGCGTAATGCCCAGAATTCTTTCCCATAAGTGGTGACTTGATCACCGGCCCAGCGTTGAAAGCGAGGCACGATCGCTTGTTTCAAGCGATCGTGAGGTTTGTCGTAAGTGTAGAAGCATTTGGAGACGTTCCGAACGCTGATTACCGAGTGATCAGATGACATCAGCGAACCCTTTGCGTGTCTTTTGGAAGAACCAGAAGCCTATGGAAGCAATCACTGCCCCAATGATGATAGCTATAGCCAGGCTGTCCCACTGCGGCAGATTGCCAAATAGGAGCACGCTGCGGCTTTCCTCGATGATGTAAGTCAAAGGGTTCAGCTTCAGCCACGGCTGATATGCATCCGGCAGCGCCGCTACGGGGTACAGCACTGGAGATAGAAACAAGAGAACGGTGGTCAGCACGGTGATTACATGGCCAACATCTCTAAGGAATACGCCGAGAGATGCCAGAAACCAGCTGATGCCGAGTGTTGCAAGAATGAGTGGTACCAGGATCAGGGGGAACAGCAGTGCCGTCCAATGCAGCGTGCCAATGATCAAGAACTGAGCGACCAGCAGAACGAACAGGCTGATACAGCTGTGAAATAGCGCTGACCCCAACGTAATGACGGGAAGAATCTCTAACGGAAAGACGACTTTTTTTACGTAGTTACTGTTTGTCATGACCAGCGAAGGCGCGCGGTTGGCACACTCGGCGAACAAGCCGTGAACGATCATTCCTACAAACAGCAGAATCGCGAATCCACCTTTCCCTGTGTCCACGCCCACCCAGCGAGATTTGAATATCTCAGAGAACACGAAGGTGTAGACAGCCAGCATCAGGATTGGATTGAAGAACGACCATGCCAGACCCATCACAGATCCGCGGTACCGCCCGATAACTTCACGCTTGGTCATCTGTGAAATCAGTGAGCGGTTTCTCCACAAGCTGGTCGTTAAGCTGACCGGACCTGCGGAAGGGGTAAGATGAGGGTTCACTAGGCGAACACCTCTGCGTCGGCCAGATTCACGGCGACGGCATCTTTTGCAGAGAGGATTGGTTGCTCGGCGAAAGGCCAGTCAATCGACACGGCGGGATCATTCCACGCCAGGCTTCGTTCGAATTCAGGCGCCCAGTAATCGGTGGTTTTGTACAGGAACTCGGCAGTCTCCGAGAGCACTACGAAGCCATGGGCGAACCCTTCTGGGATCCAGAGCTGTGATCGATTGTTGGCGCTGAGGTGGACACCTACCCACTTGCCAAATGTTGCTGAGCTTTTGCGTAGGTCCACGGCCACATCAAACACTTCTCCTTGCGTCACCCGAACGAGCTTTCCCTGTGCTTGGCTGATCTGATAATGCAGCCCGCGAAGCACTCCCTTCGCTGACTTGGAATGGTTGTCCTGGACGAACTGTACCGGTCTTCCAACGGCTTCTTCGAACACTTTTTGGTTGAAGCTTTCATAGAAAAAGCCACGCTCGTCTCCGAATACTTTCGGCTCAAATAGAACAACATCCGGAATGGCGAGGGCGGTAGCTCTCATTTTTACGGTATCTCCAAAAAGAAGCCAGGGCCGGATAGGCGGCGCTGCTGGCTTGAAATTCTATTAGCTCAGTTCAGGAAGTCTGACCCCACTGAAGGCAGGATCAGCTTGTTACGTGTTCGTTGTCATGCCAATACCTGATCTACGCGCCGGTCTGGACGAGTTGGGCTAAGAAGCAGGCACGCAAAGGTCAGTTTATTTGCCCTTGGTGCCGCAACCGGGCGCTGGCAAATATTGGCTGCGATGAGGAAATACGCAATCATCATTGCGGGAGCAATGCGCCAAAAGCGTATATTTTTTGAGCAGTCGGAATGCGCCACTTGCCTCTTTTTATCCTCTTTGGTTTCGCAGGTAAGCTCTCAGACCCCAATCGGGGGCACTTGTTCTGAGAACCGACGCTCTCGGCTTTTAACTTGCAATTCCGCTTTCGCTGGGCGGGCGGCACATTACCATAATCAGGGCGTTCGGACATTCAGCGCCGGGCGTTTTCCCCTTTCGATCCGGTGTGAAAGAGGGGGAGGTCGCAACGGTAAGGGATTTCCCGACCGAGCTGCAACAGTGAACGCTGTCCGCGGCGATAATCAGACATGTCTTACAGCTGTACCTAGATCTTTCCGAGGATCGCAGCCGCGTAGAGGCTCAAATTGCCTTCAAGCGTTTGACGATAGATCCCGGATTTTATAATTTCGCGAAGCCGGGTTGCTATTCCGCCGGCACGGCCTCGACTGAAATGCAGAAGTGTCTCTTTGGCATCGCTAGATAGTGGCGTATGGATATCGTTCAGTATCGACAGATTTGCGTCGCTCCACTCTTTGCGCTGCCCTTCACACATTTTTCGCAGTCGAATAACTCTTTCACGCCAGCTTGAGTTCGCGCCAATGATGTTATTGCTGTGCTGGCGGTAATCAATGCTCGGTTTAACGTCGTATTTGACGCTGCCGCCGCATGCCGTGACAAGCAGATAGGTCAACCAGTCATGAGCAATAATTTTTGCTTCAGGTGACACCTGCGCCAGAAGTTGTCTGGTTGCACCGTTCACCAGCATCGTGTTGGCTCCAGCGATGCTCTGTACCAAGGCGTTTTGGAATGAGGGGGGTTTCAAGAATGCTGGAGAATGGCCAATCACATAATTTTTTTCATCAACAAGCCTGGTTCTCGAACAGAAGATGCATGGCCTGTCAGGTGGCATTGTTTGAAGGTGAGCGATGCTGCGCTCTAGCTTGTTGTGAAACCAGATGTCGTCTTGGTCGCTGAAGGCGAAGTAGCGCGCATTTATTTCCGGACGGCGGATCAAAGACAGGAAGTTTTGACCAAAGCCTTTTCTAGGGCCATCGAGGATGATCAGTCGATCAGAACCCCAACGTGTTTGATATTCGGCAAGAATCTTCTTGGTGGCGTCGGTCGACCCGTCGTCTGAGGCGTAGAGCGTCCAGTTGGTACACGATTGGGCTTCAAACGAGTCGAGCTGCTGGTCGAGGAACAGAGCGCCATTAAAGGTACACATCAGAATCGCGACGCTTGTTTGAGGATCCTCAACACCGCCAAAGGGGGCTTGTGGAGCTTGGTCTTTGACCTGACTTGACACCGGCTGCTTACCCTCTTCCGTACTATCGGTATTTGTTAATGAGGCATTAGCCGAAACAACGGCGCATCTTAACCCGCGGCCCTGATCGACGTCAGCATCCGCATTAAGCAAATTGTCACTTGCGCTTGGTATAGCCGGCCTTATCATAGTTGTGTCTTTATCTAGGCCGAAATGCTGTGCTTATCAGCATTTTCGGGCTTCTGAGGTGGCTGTTCAAGTAACCGCAGGCTCAGTACCTCGTGTCACGAGGCGCCTCTACATCGCCTATTAAAATGTCCAGCACAGAGGAGCGCGTTTTGAGGGGGTTTAAGGTCTTACGTAATCCGTTAGTGATTATCGGAGTGCCTGTTCTGGTATTGGCTGTAGTCTGCAATCAGCCCGCACTGATGGGGCTTTTTATGTCTCTCGTGGCATGCGCATTGATAAGCGGCTGAGAAAGGCGGGCTACGATGAGTGGGGCAGAATCATACTAAGACGTTTCAGTCGCTAGCTTATATAAGGGAGTGTTGAGCAGGCGCGATCACCAGTGTCGACCGCTGATTGTTGAGCGTACGGAGCTGCTCCATCGTCTCGACCACCCCGCCATTGTCTTTCCCCCTACAACCCGTCACCATCGCTTTTTTGCCACCTGCTTGCATATCGGGTCAAACGAATTGGCAGTACGTTCAGCTCATGGACGGCCTGGGCTTTGGCTGCTGCTTGCGCTCGTGTTGTTTTGCGGCGCAGGGGCGGGCTATCTCAATGCCGACTGGGATTTCTCTGTTATCAGTCGGCGCGCCGAAGCGTTGTACGGGCCTTTGGGCGCTGGAAAGCAGCGCATCGATGCCT
The DNA window shown above is from Pseudomonas sp. BSw22131 and carries:
- the rfbC gene encoding dTDP-4-dehydrorhamnose 3,5-epimerase gives rise to the protein MRATALAIPDVVLFEPKVFGDERGFFYESFNQKVFEEAVGRPVQFVQDNHSKSAKGVLRGLHYQISQAQGKLVRVTQGEVFDVAVDLRKSSATFGKWVGVHLSANNRSQLWIPEGFAHGFVVLSETAEFLYKTTDYWAPEFERSLAWNDPAVSIDWPFAEQPILSAKDAVAVNLADAEVFA
- a CDS encoding glycosyltransferase family 2 protein; translation: MLNADADVDQGRGLRCAVVSANASLTNTDSTEEGKQPVSSQVKDQAPQAPFGGVEDPQTSVAILMCTFNGALFLDQQLDSFEAQSCTNWTLYASDDGSTDATKKILAEYQTRWGSDRLIILDGPRKGFGQNFLSLIRRPEINARYFAFSDQDDIWFHNKLERSIAHLQTMPPDRPCIFCSRTRLVDEKNYVIGHSPAFLKPPSFQNALVQSIAGANTMLVNGATRQLLAQVSPEAKIIAHDWLTYLLVTACGGSVKYDVKPSIDYRQHSNNIIGANSSWRERVIRLRKMCEGQRKEWSDANLSILNDIHTPLSSDAKETLLHFSRGRAGGIATRLREIIKSGIYRQTLEGNLSLYAAAILGKI